The Malus domestica chromosome 10, GDT2T_hap1 nucleotide sequence atgggaatatacatataagatttACATGATCCACTATCCtgagtgatgtgggatgttacagtggATTTATCAGcactaaaaaaattgaaaaattacatgaatgggtacatataagattaaaaaaatggaaacatttttttataaaaaaattaagggtaCAAATGATAGGATTTTTCCCAtctgcaaaagtagggataaaaacacacaaaatacttgcaagagaacaaggtagTCATAATATAAACGTTTCAAGTAAGGTCGTTTCCACATCAATTATTTAGAACAATTTATGTAACACCAAAATTTaagttaattatttgaaaacaaagattggaaaaggttgatttaatgacttaaattaaaaaaaaaaattaattaaaaagggtaactaaaatttgcaattttaaacaaggaaaaaggaaacaatTTTTAGAATTCAAAGTGAGAAAGTACTAGGATTCCGCCGTCACCCTAACAATTCTATGTGGCTCTTCTAATTTcctatgaattacacatgcatattttgaaggttaggttctCCTAAAATatatcctacttggaacctccaacatagaatgtATATCTAATATGCAACCCGTTCGTGGTGTCCAGATcaaatgtgaacatgcaagactcattaagttttgtgaaaaccttttgaaaaaccatataacccttaagaCATGTCGTCCATCCTATGAATCTACACATATTAATCAAAAGAAGCCTTAGTCAATTTTAAGGACAACCCTctgccaaaattgcatcaaattacttttctaaatattttaatggtcgcgaatcactaagacaaatagatagtttaaaccggtgattaacaattcaaaacttgcatgcatagattcataaaaaaattaaaaatagactacatattcttgctaaggatcATGGCCACACCCTAGCAAAGAAagttagttacgcatattcatattAAAATCAAAAGAGTTGTGTTAAACtagaaaaagattgaaaacaccttgtagaataaaaaatgaaaatatctAAGCTTTTAGCCAAATTCTTCTCTTCAATATTGCGTAAGAGAAAAACCCTAAGGCCAGCCAAAAAAGCTTATTTATACTCTAATTAAATCCTCCtagtaaaaggtcttagaatgaaactaggaaacctaataaattgaaataaattgggaaacataatcctaaattaacttggtaaattcgtccaaaattctccacagccacgttttggacccatatcaACTCCAAAACTGCCCCCAAAATAGCTGAATTTAAAGCTTAGACTATTCTGAACaattctccagaaggccacaaaCTCATCTGAGGTTACTTTCCAGCAACGCATACTACTTTTTAATTAATCACCAGAAAATAACTGCTTGGTAGAAATTgctgaaattttgatacgaacaagctaaggaacacacgaacgtcctccaatttgaatcacttcaaaattggtccgtttgattttggttttctcCAGAAGAAGTTGAATGTCCTATGTTGAAAATATAAGGGAAGATATTAAAATTCTatcaaaataattaccaaattatACTAAGCAtaggataaaatatataatataatattgactcatcaacaaacttattctattttttttatgggaaatgttttgaattgagaattagttaggagtttaataaaggtgtgggtattaaaatcttaaatcaattattaatttttattttaaaaattatataactGACTTGTAAATTCATTATTGCATTAATACTAGAGACcttgatcaaaatttaaaaactaataaaatttcaataaaaaaaacattagtaactaaGAACCGGTactaattttttcaaaaaaatgtgtCAAAAAATAAGTTTTCCCGATCCAAACCCGCATTTGTCCACTCAAATTTTGCCAACTTTGTAATAACTTTGCTTCTGTCCTCATGTCAATtgatatgtgtttatttacgaCATGATATGTCTCTATTATATGATCCTTACATGCAAATTGGATTAATAATTATTTACGAAATGACAAGCTcttacttatttttttatttcttcgttGGAGCGACAACATAGTAATTCTATGCTTGTGTGGAATTTATTCTCAACAAGTTCAATTCAATTTGATTCTTAAACTGAATTTGACAAATCTGAAATTAAAATCacactaaactagacaaaaCGGTCCAATTCGACCAGTTTTCAAGCCCAAACTCTAATTTGGATCAATAACATCATATGAAACAATGTATGacgtttgataactattttaatttttttagtttcaaaacaattaaaaacaaaatgaatatCAAAATCCCTAAAAAAATTCTCCAATTGGAGGTTTATTTTACCTTTATTTGAGTTCTTATTTTAAAGGCATATAATTTGTATGGGTAagttacataaaactacctcaactattgggtcagTCACAGTTTCGGACctcatctttaaaaaatttcaatgtcataccttatcttcgaatttgttgcaatgtcatacgtTCTGTCAGTTGTCTATCAATTCCTTTGttaaatgttgacatgacttGAGGTGGGaaccactttctattaaaaatttagtaaaatattaaaaaaattaataatttaccctaaaaaaaaataaaaaaatccccATCTTCCTTGACCCCTtccccttccctgcaacccaaatccaaaaccaccCCAAACCTATATCCCACCAACGCCAACATCTCCCCCCCAAGACCCACCTCTTTCTTTTCTGCCCTTACCacatcctcctcttcctcctcctatCCAACCCCTAAACCCAAATCCTCAAACCCTAATTGCACCCTCATCTGCAAGCACTAACCGTCGGCCATCCTCGACCTCCTCATCCCCATTCTCATCCTCTTCTCCGGGACTTTCCTTATCACTTCTTACTTTTCCTACATCTTCAACTCCCTCTCGCTCCTCCTCTCTCACTCCACCACATTCATGTCCCCTACGTCGTCGGCTTCGTCGCCTTCTTCGCCGCCACGCTGTTCGTAGTTAAGTTATGCTGCGTCAGCGAGGGCAATCTTGATTACGAGTGCCTCAGGACTGAGCTTAGGCGAATGGCACCGACGAATGGTCGTGCAGTGCTGTTGTTTCAGGTGTGATGCGAATGCCCAATGGCCATGCTCAAAGGCTTGGGGGTTGGATAGGGGGAGGAAGATGATGTGACAGCGGCAGAGAATGAGAATGTGGGtcttgggggggggggagatgTTGGCGTGGGTAGGACCTGGGTTTGGggtggttttggatttgggttgtAGGGAAAGAGAAGGGGTCAAGGAagatggggtttttttttttttttttaataagtgtaaattattattttttaatagaaagtggacCTCGAcctcaagccacgtcagcatttaacaggaaagaattgacagacaactgacataaggtatgacattgcaataaaTTCGAAGATAAAATATGATATTGAAATTGTTTAAAGATGGAATATGAAACTGTGATTCACTCAATATTTGAATTAGTTTTATGTACTTTACCCAATTTGTATTGAATTATGCATGGGCAGCAATTCCAAACGGCAATTGCAACAACATATGCATGGGCGGCAATTCTCTGTTAAACCTTCTTCTCTGCGACAAAGGCCATCTGACCAAACCCTCAAATCCCGCCACCGCCAAAGCCGTTACCACCACCATTCTCAACCACCTCGACTCCGGCCGTCTCCGAAAAGCCGTCTCAATCCTCTTTTATGCCCCATTCCCCTTCCATTTTTCTCTATACGCTCGACTCTTCCAGCTTTGTTCCTCCACCGGCAGCCGTGCCATTGTCGAGGCCCGCAAGGTCGAGTCCCATTTGTTTACATTCTCCCCCACCCCGCCGGTGTTTCTAGTGAACCGTGCCATCGAGGCCTTTGCAAAATGCGGGTCTTTGGGGGATGCGAGGGAGCTGTTCGAGGAAATGCCTCAGAGAGATGGGGGATCTTGGAATGCTTTGATAACGGCGTGCTCACAAAGTGGGTCTCCTGAGGAAGCCTTTCGCTTGTTTGTGAAAATGAGTAGGTCAGGTTTTTTGCCGAATGAGATTACGTTTGCTAGTGTTCTTGGCTCCTGTGCTGCTGTTTTGGCGCTTTCGCTTTCGAGGCAAGTTCATGGACTAATTGTCAAGTATGGTTTTGGCGGGAATGTGGTTATAGGGAGTTCACTTGTTGACATATACGGGAAATGCGTGATTATGGATGATGCCTGTAAAATATTTGACGAGATTAAGAACCCGAATGACATTTCATGGAACATAATCGTGAGGCGGTATCTGGAGATGGGTGAAGGAGAGGAGGCAATAGTTATGTTTTTCCAGATGTTTAAGGCAGCTGTAAGGCCACTTAAGTTTACCTTTTCTAATGCTCTTGTTGCTTGTTCGAGTATTTCTGCACTTGATGAGGGGATACAGATTCATGGAGTTGCAATTAAAATGGGGTTCGATGACGATGAGATTGTTTCAAGCTCCCTTATCGATATGTATGCTAAGTGTGGGGATTTAGAGAGTGCCAGTGCAATTTTTGACCAGCCCAATTCAAAAGATGTGATTTCTTGGACTTCAATTGTTTCTGGGTATGCAATGAGTGGACAGACATGGAAGGCCAGAGAGCTCTTCGATGAGATGCCCGAACGCAATGTAATATCTTGGAATGCAATGCTGGCCGGGTATACTCGCTACTCCCAGTGGGAAGAGGCAGTGGATTTTCTATTTTTGATGCGGAACACAACCAATAATATTGATCAGGTCACTCTTGGGTTGATCCTCAAGGTGTGTGCTGGCCTTTTGGATGTGGAATTGGGGAAACAGGTGCATGGATTCATATACCGGCACGGTTTCTCTTCCAGTATGTTTGTTGGCAATGGCCTTCTTCACATGTATAGTAAATGTGGGAAAATGAGAAGTGCCAAAACAGTCTGGTTTCACCAAATTAGTCACTGGCGGGATAGAGTTTCTTCAAATGCTTTGTTGAGTAGCTATGCTCGTCGTGGCCGGAGTGAACTAGCTATGACAATTTTCTGCGGGATGCAATGGTAGGAAACACCGGATTAGTTTACGTTTTCAATTCTCCCTGCAGCTTGTGCAAATATTTTTGCTCTTGAGCAAGGCAAACAAATACACGGTTTCATGATCAGAAATGGTTACACAATGGATGGTGTGGTTAGAGGGGCTTTACTTGTCATGCATTCCAAGTGTCGGTCTATCTACTATGCTATCAAGGTTTTCAAAGAAGGGGGTTCGCGAGACGTGGTTCTGTGGAACTCCATGATTTTTGGGATGCTGTCACAACTACAGTTAATGACTGCTAATGATATGCAAACAGGAGCTGACAGCACTTCGCCAACTTTGATGTGCCTATTTTATGTGCTTGCACGTTGGAAAGTCACCGTTTTGTTTATCATTGCAAATCAGGGTTCAGGAGGATACACCCTTTCTCCTCTCTTTTTTCCTGTATGCTTCGCTTCTGATAGCGTTGCATTAACCGATCTATCTTGTAACTTAGTACTTAACTGATGCAGAAACAGGCAAACAAGAATAGTAAAGGCTTTGCTAGCAGCCATCTTCGATTCAATTTCTTGCGTTGAATTACTGTTTTATTGATTTGTTAAAAGTATTTTACGAAGAACATTCGTAAGAATCTAAGCATAAACAGCACGCATTTTCGAGTACGGTTGAGGGTCAAACTTCTAAGGGTTGTCTGGTGTTCCTTCTAGTTCTAGCGTTCAAAGAGGTCCTAATTTTGAAATCCCCCTCTGATTgatcaaaaataaataaatcaaccaAACATAGATTATAAGCCCCAACCCTAACCTTGGCAAGATCTTACAAGATTAAAGGCATAACTTGTAAGCAGCCAGACATGGCCGTAGCCACATTGTTTACGACAGATGTGCTCCCTCTATGCACCGAGCTCGAATTTCCCAATCTCCCTTTCTGCAATTTAGTCTAGTTTAAAGCAGGATGAAACACTTGACAAAAACTGGATTCTACTGAGGAAACTTCCACATACTATGAGTCCATTGCGCACCACACATTTCTTTTCAAGTTTAAATAAGGTGTAATTGAGACTCTGTAACCAAGTTTGAATACAACTGTATCTCAATTGAGTTAACCATCTACGGCTTCTCTTTTATTCCAAGCTTGTCTACTGCTTTCCCTTCCTATTCTCTCCAGATTCCACTTCAACTGCATTACAGCAGTTCTACTTTGGCATCCTGTTTGATCCGGAGGGCCAAAAGTACGATGTCGCCTCGTGTAATACCAAAATTGTATGGGAAGAAGATTAGTTTATTGTCAGTGAGTGGTGAGATAcatataattaagaaaaaaacaacTTAGTTAAATCTCAATATAAAGAACAAACTCTTTTAGTCTCTCATGTGCCTCTTTGTTCAAAGTTTTAAAAGGCGCTAGTCAGGCGGCAGCCAAAGGTCTATAGCCTAGACGAGGCCTAGGTGGATTttctaattataattaaatttattatataacatagAAGAGTGTTAAAAGGTGATAGTCGGCCGCCTAGTGCTTTggcggagatttttagaacagtgcctCTATAAAATCTTGtatgttatttttgtgttatttatCCAATCCTACAATCACAAAAAGAGTGTGAACAAAAAACAGTATGTAAAAATCACTTTTTTTTAAGAGCATTTGCCGTTGCATAAAAAatttatgggaactttaacaaaaagctcctggtactgtttactttaacgaaaaaccatatttttacactaaaaagtcaatcctggtactattcattttaccctttattttgtccttatcgttaaaactcaaaattttcaagccattttcattagttttcctaaaatttaTAACTATAGGACCCTTTTGTAGACCCAATTTCACAAAAGTAATGATATCTATACATTTATTTTTACCTCTCAGacaatcttttaatttttaactgtGTATCAAATGATATGAAAAAGGTTAATGACGATAGATTAACAACGATGGGTGCGCCAATAGCACTATCAATCACAAAACTAACGGCAGCCAGGAACGCTGTCCTTTGCTTGCGCGCGAGGCAAAACTTGCTTAAAATTGTTAATGCTTTTCACATTTAAGGCGTTGTCGATTGGTTTTTTACCGATCGGTAGCTACGTAGATGGAAAAAGAAGGAGCAGACCCAGCAGCAAAATCACCCGGCAATACGGTACGGTATCACTGCTTAAACCCTGCATTGCCCAAAAACAACCATCTCTGTATCCATACAAGCACTGAGTTTGCATGCACTCGTACTTTAAGCGGCTTCATGGATTTCATAAGACCTCTCTTTCCTATTATTCTCGTCAAATAGATCACTGTTTGTCACTAAAGTctgtaaattttgtgaaaattaTACACGCCCAGTTGATCAAAGTAGGGTTTAACAGCCATACTTTTCTGGGTAATCGTTGTCTCGATGTTTACTTTCGATTTGGTGACACCCTGCACGATGCATTGaaagtgtttgatgaaattACCGATAAGAATCTTGTTTCGTGGAACATTTGCTTAAAGGGGCTCGGTCGATTTGGGGAGATTGAAAAAGCCCGCCATATGTTTGCTGCAATGCCTGAAAGAGATGTAGTTAGTTGGAACTCGATGATTTCGGGTCATGTTTCctgtgggtttattgataatgCATTGGAGGTTTTCTCACAAATGCAAATCGCTGGCGTGAGACCTAGTGAGTACACATTCTCAATTATGATGACGCATGTGACGTCTGCTTGTTATGGTAAGCAAATCCATGGTGATATGATTAGGAGCGGTATGAATTTGTCAAATGTGGTTCTTGGGAATTCTTTAATTGACATGTATGGAAAGCTTGGTTGTGTGGATTATGCTTTTGGCGTGTTTTTCACTATGGAGGAGGTGGATGTTATCTCGTGGAACTCTTTGATTTCGGGTTGTCATAGATCAGGGTATGAGGAATTGGCACTAGATCAGTTCTTTTGGATGAGAGCCACCGAGTATGCACCTGATGAGTTTACAATATCAACTGTGATCAATGTTTGCTGTAACTTGCTTGATTTGGAAAAGGGTAAGCAAACATTTGCATTCTGCTTCAAGGTGGGATTTTTTTCTAATAGCATTGTATCAAGTGCTGCTATTGACCTGCTTTCGAAATGCAACAGATTAGAGGGTGCAATCCGGCTCTTTGAAGAACTGGATTGGTGGGATTCAGCCGTTTGTAATTCCATGATTTCAAGCTATGCACAGCATGGCTGTGGGGAGGATGCCGTGCAACTGTTTGTGTTGACCTTGAGGGAGAACCTAAGGCCAACTGAGTTTACACTAAGCAGCATGCTAAGCTCTGTGTCCATTTTTCTTCCAGCAGAGCCGGGTAGCCAAATTCATTCTTTGGTTGTTAAGTTAGGTTTTGAGTCAGATGCAATTGTTGCTAGTTCACTTGTTGATTTGTACAGTAAAGCTGGATTGGTAAATTATGCCAtgaaaatattttcaaatatgGGCGTGAAAGATTTGATAACTTGGAACACCATAATTATGGGTTTGGCTCACAATGGTAAAGTGTTCAAGACCCTGAGCATTTTCAAGGAATTGGTTAGCAAAGGTGCTGCACCAGATAATTTAACACTAGCTGGAGTTTTAATGGCTTGCAACTTTGGGGGTTTTATTGAAGAGGGGATGACCATATTTTTAACAATGGAGAAGGAATATGGAATCATACCTGGGGAAGAGCACTATGCTCCCATAGTAGACTTGTTGTGTCGAGCTGGTAGACTCAGAGAAGCAATGGATGTACTTGCAGCAATGCCTTATGAACCTGGTTCTGTGGTATGGGAATCGATTCTTCATGCTTGTGTTATTCACGAAGACTTTAAACTCACTGAAAGAGTTGCAAAAAGGATGATGAAGTTGGTGCCACAGTCATCTCTACCTTATTTGGTACTAGCTAGGGCATATGAAATGAGAGGAAAATGGGAAAGCATGATTTGGGTCAGGAAATCCATGAAACTTAACGGGGTGAAGAAAATTGTAGGATGCAGTTGGATTGGGATTCAGAACCATGTATATACCTTTAGCGCAGAAGAATTACAGCCTCCAAGAGGCAAAGACATTTATTTGATATTGAGATCACTGTCATCGGAAATGGAGGCTGAAGATTACACTAATATCTAACAAAATTAGTGCTGAGACGATAAAAAGTGAAGACAAGCAACAGAGTAAGAGTTCATCTCCTATTATTGATCCATACAGTTAGGGATATAGTCTGTCCAATTTCATTTAACCATAGTATATCAAGTATTTGTAGAACACGAAAAATTGATTTGAATCTCTTTGTACTGCTAGAATTGTGCTAATTTGTGGCTGAATCAATATGCTAACAAAATGTCCAGGTCTCGGATGTAATTGTTTTTGTAGTGAAATTGCTAGGCTGACGCCTAATGAATTACTTGTACCATGCTGCAACTCTGTTTACCAttgttgaaacttgaaataGCAATGCAGTCcattgaaaataaatagttttGAGATGTTCCAGAGCTCCTAGTTTCAGATAGGACTAGCGACGGTGGCTTATGGGCCCAAATATGGGTTTGTCAGCCCCGGATGCAAGTTACAACTAAATGCCGCAGGTGCGTGTGGGCAGAAGTTGTTAGCGTTACTCTTTAGATGATTGACAGCCGAAGGCCAAAAAGCCGAAACATGCCCATTTGAAATGGAAAGATGCTTTGGTTTGTCACCAGTTTTTCTGGTTATTGCCTTTAAGCATGAAGGGTGCCTGCCTCTGATGAAGGCTTTATGCTCAGCGGCAGAACGTGAAGATTTTGCATACTTGGAACTGCATGTGATAGCCTTGGCTTGGACTAATTGTAGTAGAGATTGATTTGGATAGGCTTGGCTTGAAATTAGTTGTGTCCTACGTTTGGTGTGTCGTATGGAAAAGAGACAGGATAATGCTGCCATCCTCAACCAGGCTGCCCCCTCCAACCACACTACCAGCCATGACCCCAAACCGCCCTATACAGGCATCCCCTCCCCCACCCAACCCGACCTTCCCCTCTTCCCTCGAAATATGCTACCGGTCGAAGGCGAGTGATACTGTAGCGAGTTCAGCAGGGATGAGCTCCAATGTTCGTGGTGTTTTCTAATTTTGTGTCCAATGTTCGTGGAAAAGAGACATcgtttttcagttttcaagttttcagtttttgtttaaaCAGAAAATTTGTTTCGTaattattttcagttttcaaaaaaataaaaattgaaaccaaaaactaaacggctatttgtttttagtttttagttgcAAATCTGTCTGGTAACtactttcagttttcaaaaTGAGAATTGAAAACTGAAAGCAAGACTAGTTTTCacctttttattttcaaaaaactgaaaatagttACCGAaggtgaaaacaaaaactgaaaattgaaaacaaatttttttatcaaacaaccTCTAAAAATCGAAAATGAAACCGAATGAAACCGAAATAGTTATCATACGGTCCCTTaggata carries:
- the LOC103411888 gene encoding pentatricopeptide repeat-containing protein At3g26540, with the protein product MYFTQFVLNYAWAAIPNGNCNNICMGGNSLLNLLLCDKGHLTKPSNPATAKAVTTTILNHLDSGRLRKAVSILFYAPFPFHFSLYARLFQLCSSTGSRAIVEARKVESHLFTFSPTPPVFLVNRAIEAFAKCGSLGDARELFEEMPQRDGGSWNALITACSQSGSPEEAFRLFVKMSRSGFLPNEITFASVLGSCAAVLALSLSRQVHGLIVKYGFGGNVVIGSSLVDIYGKCVIMDDACKIFDEIKNPNDISWNIIVRRYLEMGEGEEAIVMFFQMFKAAVRPLKFTFSNALVACSSISALDEGIQIHGVAIKMGFDDDEIVSSSLIDMYAKCGDLESASAIFDQPNSKDVISWTSIVSGYAMSGQTWKARELFDEMPERNVISWNAMLAGYTRYSQWEEAVDFLFLMRNTTNNIDQVTLGLILKVCAGLLDVELGKQVHGFIYRHGFSSSMFVGNGLLHMYSKCGKMRSAKTVWFHQISHWRDRVSSNALLSSYARRGRSELAMTIFCGMQW
- the LOC103411889 gene encoding pentatricopeptide repeat-containing protein At1g43980, mitochondrial, whose protein sequence is MHSYFKRLHGFHKTSLSYYSRQIDHCLSLKSVNFVKIIHAQLIKVGFNSHTFLGNRCLDVYFRFGDTLHDALKVFDEITDKNLVSWNICLKGLGRFGEIEKARHMFAAMPERDVVSWNSMISGHVSCGFIDNALEVFSQMQIAGVRPSEYTFSIMMTHVTSACYGKQIHGDMIRSGMNLSNVVLGNSLIDMYGKLGCVDYAFGVFFTMEEVDVISWNSLISGCHRSGYEELALDQFFWMRATEYAPDEFTISTVINVCCNLLDLEKGKQTFAFCFKVGFFSNSIVSSAAIDLLSKCNRLEGAIRLFEELDWWDSAVCNSMISSYAQHGCGEDAVQLFVLTLRENLRPTEFTLSSMLSSVSIFLPAEPGSQIHSLVVKLGFESDAIVASSLVDLYSKAGLVNYAMKIFSNMGVKDLITWNTIIMGLAHNGKVFKTLSIFKELVSKGAAPDNLTLAGVLMACNFGGFIEEGMTIFLTMEKEYGIIPGEEHYAPIVDLLCRAGRLREAMDVLAAMPYEPGSVVWESILHACVIHEDFKLTERVAKRMMKLVPQSSLPYLVLARAYEMRGKWESMIWVRKSMKLNGVKKIVGCSWIGIQNHVYTFSAEELQPPRGKDIYLILRSLSSEMEAEDYTNI